The Gammaproteobacteria bacterium genome contains the following window.
CGGTTATCTACGCCCCATTATACTGATGGCATCTCAAAGTAGTAGGGGCGATTCATGAATCGCCCCTACATGTGATTGCGGGATATCAACATCCCTCTTTTAACTTTCAATTGGCAGGCGCCACCGCCAGAATCGTCCGCAAATAGGCCACCACATCGTCGATTTCATTGGCCTTCAACTGCTCACCCCAGATTGGCATCACCTCAGAGCGGCCCATTGCTTTACCGCCCATGGTGATAATCATCCGTTTATAATCGTCGTTCTTGTCGCTGCGCGTCAGATTGGCAGGCGGAGGATCAAACAACGCAGAGGCCCGTCCCTTGCCATCCCCTTTCACGCCATGACAAAGAATACAATTGGTCTTGAAAACCACTTCCCCTCGTCTGACCGGATCGGTCACTGCATAAAGATACTCGGCCACGTCCTGGATCTGCTCTTCGGATAATTCATCCTGCCAGGTGGGCATGAATTCGGAACGACCCACAGCAGGCCCACCATCGCGGATTATTTCTTGATAATAGTCGAGCGGCCGCTTGGTGATCTTGAGATCGAGATTATCATGCAATTTTGTAATACGCGCCTCACCGTCACCCTGACCGCCGTGACATAACACGCAATAGGTCTTATACACCAAACCGCCACGCGTCATTTGCCGCACCAGCGCCTTGGCACTCGCCATTTCCTGTTCAACCACTTGCCGAGACTCAGTAGCCGCTGCTGCGACGCCGGTAACACCGACGAGGCAGCCGAAAATAATCGCCTTTAGACGTAAAGAAATTCTCATAGGCATGTCCGTAATTGAATAATAGTCATGAAAGAAGTAAGACGCCCGCAGGCGCCATACCATTTGCCTATCGCTATTCCTTAATTAAAATTGTGCGTAAATAAGCGACTACGTCATCAATCTGTTGCGGCGATATCTGCTGACCCCAGATCGGCATCACCTCGGAGCGGCCCATCGCTTTGCCGCCCATGGTGATGATCATGCGTTTATAGTCGTCATTCTTGTCACTCTTGGTCAGATTCGCC
Protein-coding sequences here:
- a CDS encoding c-type cytochrome translates to MRISLRLKAIIFGCLVGVTGVAAAATESRQVVEQEMASAKALVRQMTRGGLVYKTYCVLCHGGQGDGEARITKLHDNLDLKITKRPLDYYQEIIRDGGPAVGRSEFMPTWQDELSEEQIQDVAEYLYAVTDPVRRGEVVFKTNCILCHGVKGDGKGRASALFDPPPANLTRSDKNDDYKRMIITMGGKAMGRSEVMPIWGEQLKANEIDDVVAYLRTILAVAPAN